A genomic window from Vanessa atalanta chromosome 7, ilVanAtal1.2, whole genome shotgun sequence includes:
- the LOC125065298 gene encoding RNA-binding motif protein, X-linked 2, with protein MNPMTNVKNVLKLSERELSGNSKSSWHDQYKDSAWIFVGGLPYDLTEGDIICVFSQYGEVVNINLVRDKATGKSRGFSFICYEDQRSTILAVDNLNGIKILGRTIRVDHCEQYKAPNADMSKIDEITASIRIEGCAPVIPKPEIPIKAEKTEKKEHKEKKRKHKEKKSKKKKKKKNKSESDSSSSE; from the exons atgaatCCTATGAC aaatgtaaagaatgttttaaaattaagtgaAAGAGAACTTTCGGGAAATTCGAAAAGTTCTTGGCATGACCAGTACAAAGACAGTGCGTGGATATTTGTCGGAGGCCTACCGTATGATTTAACGGAAGGAGATATCATTTGTGTATTTTCAca GTATGGGGAAGTGGTTAACATAAACTTGGTTAGAGATAAAGCTACTGGCAAATCAAGaggattttcatttatttgctaTGAAGATCAAAGGTCTACAATTCTTGCTGTGGACAATTTAAATGGTATCAAG ATCTTAGGTAGAACAATTCGTGTGGACCACTGTGAACAGTATAAAGCCCCAAATGCAGACATGAGCAAGATAGATGAAATAACTGCATCAATTAGAATAGAAGGATGTGCACCTGTTATTCCCAAACCAGAAATACCTATTAAAGCA GAGAAGACAGAAAAGAAAgaacataaagaaaaaaagagaaagcataaagaaaagaaaagtaaaaaaaagaaaaagaagaaaaataaatcagaaTCTGATTCTAGCTCTAGTGAATAA
- the LOC125065505 gene encoding transcription initiation factor TFIID subunit 13: MSAETPEFDQFDDEDGDQQLGATASGRKRLFSKELRCMMYGFGDDQNPYTESVDFLEDLVIEFITETTHRAMEVGRPGRVQVEDIIFLVRKDHRKYARVKDLLTMNEELKKARKAFDEVKYVE; encoded by the exons ATGAGTGCAGAAACACCTGAGTTTGACCAA TTTGATGATGAAGATGGAGATCAACAGTTGGGAGCTACAGCTTCAGGTAGGAAGAGATTGTTCAGTAAGGAACTTCGTTGTATGATGTATGGTTTTGGTGATGACCAAAATCCGTATACTGAAAGTGTTGATTTCTTAGAGGACCTTGTAATAGAGTTTATAACAGAAACTACGCATAG AGCTATGGAAGTTGGTAGGCCAGGACGAGTTCAAGTTGAGGATATCATATTTTTAGTTCGCAAAGATCATAGAAAATATGCTAGAGTGAAGGATCTATTGACAATGAACGAAGAGCTGAAAAAAGCTAGAAAAGCTTTTGATGAAGTCAAGTATGTTG aATGA
- the LOC125065232 gene encoding inositol polyphosphate 1-phosphatase: protein MTHILKVLISASEKAARVAKSCCENSESLLVAEKCETEANTRFDKDFKTIADVLAQESAKALIVSHFPELASHVRGEECSEIGGITIGLQEDVQRTSELLSCLIPPVTAKRMSEAAHCDIDLNLDLPSSLPDLDLDNLGIWIDPIDATAEFIAGVRNEAKMGHGLPCVTVLIGAYLKSTGEPVIGIINQPFYENGKGRIIWGFNYGNVREWSKNEHDASDEKVILMSGAEKSDVIEKFKALGWLVKSVPGAGHKLMKVALGEVSAYIVSQGTTFRWDTCGPHAIILAKGGNVLSYKDFLPITYNDDKDLDSKEYCNKHGIIAYTNESFLNELKNIII from the exons atgacccatattttaaaagtattaataagtGCTTCTGAAAAAGCAGCACGCGTTGCTAAATCGTGTTGTGAAAACTCTGAGTCTCTACTAGTCGCTGAAAAATGTGAAACTGAAGCGAATACCCGTTTCGATAAAGATTTTAAGACAATTGCAGATGTTTTGGCGCAAGAATCGGCGAAAGCGCTAATAGTTTCACATTTTCCAGAGCTTGCATCTCACGTCAGAGGTGAAGAATGTTCTGAGATAGGCGGCATCACTATTGGATTGCAAGAGGATGTACAAAGAACCAGTGAATTACTAAGCTGTTTAATACCACCGGTAACCGCAAAAAGAATGTCAGAAGCAGCACACTGCGATATCGACCTTAACTTAGATCTCCCATCTTCTCTTCCAGACCTTGATCTTGATAATTTAGGAATATGGATTGATCCTATag atGCTACTGCAGAATTTATAGCTGGTGTAAGAAATGAAGCAAAAATGGGTCATGGTCTTCCATGTGTGACGGTTTTGATTGGAGCTTATTTGAAGTCCACTGGAGAACCAGTAATTGGAATAATAAATCAACCATTTTATGAAAA TGGGAAAGGCCGGATTATCTGGGGTTTTAATTATGGGAATGTAAGAGAGTGGTCTAAAAATGAACATGATGCTTCTGATGagaaagttattttaatgagtGGAGCCGAAAAGTCAGATGTTATAGAGAAGTTTAAGGCTTTAGGATGGCTTGTAAAGTCTGTTCCTGGAGCTGGTCATAAGCTGATGAAAGTAGCTTTAG gtgAGGTATCAGCATATATTGTGTCACAGGGAACAACATTCCGATGGGATACTTGTGGTCCACATGCTATTATCTTAGCCAAAGGCGGTAATGTACTATCTTACAAAGACTTTTTACCAATTACATACAATGATGATAAAGACCTTGATTCCAAGgaatattgtaataaacatGGTATTATAGCTTACACAAATGAATCTTTTTTAAATGagctaaaaaacattattatttaa